One Pelmatolapia mariae isolate MD_Pm_ZW linkage group LG1, Pm_UMD_F_2, whole genome shotgun sequence genomic window, GCGCTGCTGGCGTGCGCTCCATGGGTCAGAGACCTTGGACATCGCAAACGTTAAAGGTTTGTGGTCAACGTATGCAGTAAAGTTGCGACCCTCGAGGAAAAAACGAAAATGTCGTGTCGCGAGGTGCAGGGCCAGCAACTCCCTGTCAAAAACACTGTACTTGCGTTCGGCATCCCGTAGCGTACGACTGAAAAAGGCGAGCGGTTGCCAGAGACCTGAAACCCGCTGTTCCAACACCCCACCCACTGCCACGTCGGACGCGTCGGTGGTCAACGCGATCTCCGCCGACGGAAGCGGGTGTGCCAGCAGGGCGGCGTCAGCCAGCGCAGACTTGGCTGCGGAAAACGCATGGAGGCGTTCTGGCAGCCAGTCAACCGGATCTTTGGCTGTCTTACCTTTTAAGGCAGCATAGAGTGGCTGTAACAGGTGGGCAGCTCTGGGGAGAAAGCGGTTGTAAAAATTTATCATCCCCAAGAACTCCTGCAACGCTTTAACCGACGTGGGGCGCGGAAAAGCTGAAACGGCCTGGACTCTGTCGGGCAACGGAACCACACCTTCAGCGGAAATGCGGTGCCCGAGGAAATCCAGAACAGGCAACCCAAACTGGCACTTGGAAGGGTTGATGATCAGGCCGTGCGCTGCCAAACGCTGGAAAACCTGGCGCAGATGGGACTCGTGCTGGCTCGCCGAGCAGCTGGCCACCAATATATCGTCCAGATAAACAAAAACGAACGGCAGCCCACGCAAAACTGAGTCCATCAGCTGCTGAAAGGTCTGGGCGGCACCTTTCAGGCCAAACGGCATGCGCAAAAACTCGAACAAGCCGAACGGGGTAATGACAGCGGTCTTAGGAACGTCTTCGGCGCGCACGGGAACTTGGTGATACCCCCGCACCAAgtcaattttagaaaaaatCGACGTTCCGGCGAGATTGGCAGAAAAATCCTGAATGTGGGGGATGGGGTAACGGTCATTCTCCGTGGCATTATTTAAACGGCGGAAATCTCCGCACGGCCGCCACCGACCGTCCGATTTGGGCACCATGTGAAGCGGAGAGGCCCATGCACTGTTCGAACGCTGTACAATGCCAAGGCGCTCCATGGCAGCAAACTCTTCCCGAGCGACGGACAGTTTCGCAGGGTCGAGGCGACGCGCGCGCGCGAACACCGGGGGCCCGACCGTGGGAATATAATGCTCAACCCCATGCTTCGTTACCGTGCCAGAGAAATCAGGGACAGACAGCGATGGAAACTCTGAAAGCAAACGCTGAAAAGCATCCCCGGAGGTCACTACATTAGCCCGAATTACGGGTTCGGCGGCCCGAGTAAAACACGGTAGggaagaaaacgagagagcatcAATTAAACATCTGTTAGCAACATCGACAAGCAGTCCATGAGCGCACAGAAAATCAGCACCTAAAATAGGTACAGAGCTAGCGGCAACAACAAAGTTCCACTGGAAATCCCGGCCgtgaaaacaaacagtcaccAACCTTTCCCCAAACGTTGTGATGGGAGAGCCATTAGCTGCCATGAGCTGCGGCCCACAGTTCGCTGCTAGTCCGTCGGCAGCGGTAGGGGGaaggaggctcttctgggagCCGGAGTCCACGAGAAAACGTCTCCCGGAGCGCGAGTCctctatgaagagcagccttTCTGTGTCGCCAGCGGTCGCGGCTGCTACGGCGCGCTGGCGGGTCCGTTTCCCTGGGCCGTGAAAGCGCAAGGCGGCAGGCAGCGACGCGCTCTGTCGCCAAAACGCTGATGGTAGAAACAGATGTTCTTTCCGCGGTGCCGGCGTGTAGCAATCCCTGCCGTCAGCAAGGGGGCGGATGCTCCGGGGGAGGCAGGTGGAGCAGTGGAAGGCGCCGCCGGCGAGTCCGTAGCCAGGGCGTGAACGTTGAAAGTGCGGCTAGCCAGGAGAATGCGATCCGCTTCTTCAGCCAGGGAGCGATAATCCTTCGCCGGCAGAAGTGGGGAGTTTGCGAGGACAGCTCTCACGGCGGCCGGTAGCTGGCGGAGGAAGAGGTGGGCGAAGAGGAATCCCCCGTCATCCGGCCCGAGCAACGATAGCATGTTCTCCATGAGCTCGAGCGCGGTACCGCCACCCAAGCCTGACAAGTTGAGGAGCTTTTCGGCTCGTTCAGCGTCGGAGAGGGCATAGCGCCGAAGAAGCAGCTCTTTAAGGGCGGCGTATTTCCCTTGGGCGGGTGGGTCCCGGAGGAGCGCCATCGCGCGACGGGTGGCCAGCGGGTCGAGCGAGGCCACCACATGGTGATACTTCGTGTCGTCAGCCGAGATGCCGCGAAGGGCGAACTGAGCCTCCACGTGTACGAACCACGACGGGGGGTCATGGAGCCAAAAGTCCGGCAGTTTCAGCGCCACAGCGAACGTAGCTGCAACAGGAGGCGGAGGTCCGGCGGCCGCTGATGCCTCCATAGCGGAGTCTGCGTCATCTGCGGCCCGTTGCATGCTCGAGTCAGGggtcaccaatgtggaggtaaGCATCAACGACACAGTgctctcagttctcactccttctttattcgtctccaacatcaactgcacatatcgcgccacaaaacagaggaacacacttcctcaacactgggtgtgagtggagccctctagtggtccaccacaaCATAAACAATTGTTTTCGAGCAGACCGGGAGGTTACACATCTGACAACTTAAATTTTGGAGCTGTTCTTCAACCAGACCTCCCCCCTGTTCAGCATGGGGGGGTCATCCTTCTATTGATTAGTCCAAACTGAAACCAAACAATGTTCTTACTTGtgagaaatatgcaaaaaaaagtcATGAAAACCTGCAGACACGAACATCCTGAACACCGAGCTCCCTGCAGGTTTATAACATCAGCTGTTCAATTTATCGAACATTAACTTCAGTTTCCATTTTGGCTTCCAGCAATTATTAAATCAACATATTTGAGGGAAAAATCAAAATTTAGCTCGTTTTGGAATAATTGTCTTATTTTGGCCCTCAGAATCTCTTTGTTTTCCCTCAGTGCTCGTGGACGTTGAGTCTGTCTGACCGCAAGCTTTTCACAGCCACAGATGTCATGTTTGAACAGACATATGATATTTGGTGTTTCTTCCCTCATTTTGCATGTGAAAGACATTTATGGTGCAGTGGAGTTTCAGCTGATGAGCAGCAGCACAGGTTTTGTTAGACATGGAGCAGCAGATGGATGATAGGAGGTGGAGGGTAAATGCTTAGGagagatggaggaggtgagggaATAACAATGCTGTGACTGATAGCTGTGGGACGGGGGGTAGTATGTCATCGTGTAGCACCCTGTGGGTGCATATGTCGGCTGTCACAGCAGTGTGGTTACACCGTCCaccctctctgcctctctcctctGTCCACCCTGGTGAGTTTTCTCAGACTGATTTGTGCTCCGTGCTGTGGAATCAAACGTCACTGTGGCATCACGTTCGTTTTTAAAGGGATCTCACCTGAAACCCTGATGTTAGATGACTCATACAGGGTTCCACATACTGACGAGAAACCTCATGATGGTGCTCTGGAGTCTGGAGCTGAGCTGATCATGAACTGATCTCCAAAAGGCACCAAGGTGAAACACAGAGTTCAGCCCCCCACCTGTTCATGTAAAGGTTTGATTGTAGCCGTGATGGGATTTCTAGTTCACGGAGGTTCTTTAGCTCATTTCAAACAGAGTTTTGATCATGCTGATGAGTCTTGGTCTCTTGGTTTAGTCctttgattattttattatatatatattattaggTATccgcctttcttttctttttttttacctctcagcCCTGAAAGGCTGATTGGGTATTGTCCTCACGACACCGTGCGGGCGGGCGGTGGCGTGGACACCCGACACTGTGAACACGATCCATCCATCCTCCTCTGTAAACCTGAAGATGGTGGCAGCAAGCTAAGCGGCTAGTCCAGATGTGCTTTTCCAGGCAAGATTTTCCGCCTCCTCCTGCAGGATCCCGAGACGCTCCCAGAAAGTTCTGGGTCACAATGAGACCAAAGTTGTAATAATCTAGAATAATCCTTCAAAGATTTCCGTGTGGGGAGGTGTTCACCAAACCTCGAACCTTAcatcctcctcctcgtcctctcaccgcctgcttgttttctttctgtttcctcCTCAAATAAACGAGACGAGCGACTTAATTAAGTGAAAGCAGCGGTGCATTTGTAGAATGGCTCACTATCAGTACAAGTGGAGCAGACagagctctctgtgtttttactgCAAAGGATTGTGGGTGCACTCAGCTTCTGGTTGACTGGCCttgacggagagagagagagcgagagagagagggtctGTAATTAGTGCTCAAGGCCAAACTGCCACATTCCACATCTGTAAATGACAGAGtgtctctctccctcgctctctctgtctgtcagtgtcTCTCGCCCTCCAGTTGTTTCAGTGTGTAAACCTCCAGAGGAGAGATGAGTGCTtcgctcctctctctcctcctcttccttccttGCCTCTACCGTGCAGCTAGTTTTTGTGCACGAAGCAGCTGCCGTCATTCGATCCCATGCtacagcttcttcttcatgtctgtgtgttgtgttttctgtgcaGTGTATTAACTATACTCCATCTGTATGCTTACAAAAGTGTGTCGTTTACAGAAATCATTTTTATTCCTCAGCTTTCACCTGCATGCAGCTGCATTAGCTGCCTTGATTAGAGCATTAAATGGCTTTTTGTCAGTAGTAATCATGCTCACAGGTATGATTAATACGCGTAAAAATGCACCTACCACTAGGCCAAAAGGTGAGCGTAACCCAGTCTGATAACACAACAGCTACAGCTGAGCTCCGGCTTATAATCCCAAAACAAGCTTTCTGAATGTGGTTAACAccataaaaatgatttattcAACCAGACAAACATCTTCACATCATGCGGTTTGTGCCTCAGTCGACCCGAACACTGTGTCAAACTtttacacaaatttaaaaacagctgATAAAGTAATGGGAGTGTTTGTAGCTCCAGGGGAGGACCGAGCTCTGAGCATTCACAGGACACTTAACCCCAGATTTCCTCCACATCACAAAAAAAGGGACGAGAATAAAAATCTGGACCTGAGCTTTGAACTTTGAGTCTCCCACCACAGGATACCAACACATAAAACAGTCATTCAGATCAACTGGACAcaagcaacaacaacacaaatgtCCTCGGTGCTCCGTAACCAGCATTTAGCCTCTTCTCTTCTTAATGCGCTCCCCTCCACCCCTCTGTCTAACGTGCAGGAGCAGGTAGGTAGTGCTGCACCTTGGTCCCGGCGACCAGTCCACCACAGCTCCTGCATGTCTCCATCTCCAGTAAATGAGGTGACAACAGCCTGCTGAGCCTGCTAGTCGGAGGAGGAAGCTGCCTGCTAATCATTTCTGTGGCGTGATAACACCTGATAACAGCCATGTAATGGGCTGATAACATTTAAACAGGTGGCTGTATCACAGGTGCGCCGCAGCGCCGTCCTTAATGGTTAAAGGAGCTCAGCAGCTCCGACACACATTTCCATCTTTGtgagatgcatttttaaaaagtcacaaaGGTTTTGGAAAGAGCCGTAAACATCAGACTGCAGCTGATCTCGGATCAGTGGAAACAGCTCATCGGTGCCTTGATTCCTGTTGTTATTGCTGGACGGTCCTGAGTATCTGCAGACTTTCCTCTCCTGCCTTTACCGACAtccacataaataaataagtttggCTTCATCTGCATGAACTCCAAGTCAACTGAAATCATCCTGTCAGCTGTCACTAAACGCAGGCGTTTGTATAAATTCAGCAGTAGATTTTATTCTTCTTTGAAGATGGAACAGAGGACTGATGCGCTCACATCTCGGGCTTCTCTTCTCCCTTTGGCTCATTAAGGCTGAGCGTACATTAGAAGGCGTGCGGTGTTGTTTATGTATTTCTGTCCTCGCCATCAGAACTTTTAAACATCTCGTGTCCAAGGCGAGCCGAGCGGCGAGGCAAAGTTTCAAAGTTCAGCTGAATTCATATCTGCAGAAAAAGGTCACCTGACGTGTCGTCAGCTCGTCTCCTGATTGTTCTGTCACATGAAGGCACTTTTTGTTCATCACACCTTTCATGTACTAGCTCGTCAACGCACCAGCTGTTCCTGCTTCCTCTCATTTGCTTCCCATTACAGAAGGTTGTTTGGTTCCAGCAGAAGATGTCCTCAGGTTGAATACTTTTGACCTCGCCGGTGCATTAACACAGCTGAACACATATGACAGGAAGCGTTCGCTTTAGTTTCTCCAGGACAGAAACTAAagctgccctttgtcacagattctgttcataaattttatggacaggatttccagaatttctaggcgtagTCAAGGTAGAAGGATCTCATCGTTGCAGATGacgtggttctgttggcttcgtCAGGTGGTGTCCTTCAGCATGAGAAGCAGTGCCTCCATGTCTGAATCTATGGCCTTCAGCCAGTAATGGGTGGAGTGCCcagtatctcagggtcttgttcacaagtgaggAAATTGACAGATTGGGGCCATGGCTGCAATGATGcagacgctgcaccggtccatCGTGGTGAACAGAAAGCTG contains:
- the LOC134624090 gene encoding uncharacterized protein LOC134624090, which gives rise to MLETNKEGVRTESTVSLMLTSTLVTPDSSMQRAADDADSAMEASAAAGPPPPVAATFAVALKLPDFWLHDPPSWFVHVEAQFALRGISADDTKYHHVVASLDPLATRRAMALLRDPPAQGKYAALKELLLRRYALSDAERAEKLLNLSGLGGGTALELMENMLSLLGPDDGGFLFAHLFLRQLPAAVRAVLANSPLLPAKDYRSLAEEADRILLASRTFNVHALATDSPAAPSTAPPASPGASAPLLTAGIATRRHRGKNICFYHQRFGDRARRCLPPCAFTAQGNGPASAP